The DNA sequence TGACTACAATGACAATTTCCCCACTATACAAGTCTTGAAGGGATGACGCAATAGCTGTGTATTGCTCATAAACACCGACAAGAACATGATTGTCGGCAGTTAGAATTTTTTGCATTGTCTTACGCTTGTTTTCTTGGAGACTAATCGCCGGAATATTCAGATACTTTCCCTCCAAAACCGTGGAGGGTTGAATCAAGCCATCAAAGCCGGAGAGTAAAATTTGGTTTTGCTCCGGCGCAAAGCCCTCAAAGAATACAATTGCTTTTTTCCCCGATAAGCGACCAAGAATTTCTTTTACCTTAACTTTAAAGTAGTTTTGAAAATCCATTCTTCTAATTTCCTCTCTGTCAATCGAAACACAGCTGTCTGCGCAGAGAACATGACTTTTTTATATAACCATTTTGACTATAGCACAAAAATAGTCGCTGTAAAGAATAAAAAGATATATTTTTCTAAATTCGGTTGCAAGTGGGAACTTTATGGGACATTGATTTTCACTTATATTTTATTCTCCGAATCAGGCATATGTTTTACTTTCCTTGGGACCACTCACCCGACCCTGTTGAGCTGACTGAAGTGACGGGCCGTGACGTAGCGGCTTTCTGCGATGATCTAATCAAAAATTCAAATACTTAGTTTATTCACCAAGCAAGGCACCATACACAGGATTTGAGTATGGTGCCCTTTCTCGTTTTCTACCCTATTTTTCCACATTCACCGTCACGCCAGATTTAAATTCCACCGTAAACTTGTCCGCGTAGACGGTGATTTTCTGAATCAGCCGCTTGACCAGAGTCTCGTCAAATTCAGTGAGTTCGGTCGGCTGAGCGGCGATGAATTTCTGCAACTCGCGGATGCGGCTTAAGGTTTCATTCCGAAGCGTGTTTTCGGATTCAGACTGCTTTTTCTGTGCCCGGAGCCGGAATATCTCATCTGTGATGGCCTTGTAATCGTCCTGATTGTTTGCTTTTTTGATGAGCTCTATTTGCAGTTCTTCCAGCCGTCTCTGAATCCCCTCTGGTGAAAGGGTATCTGTTTGCCGTACGGCAGCGGCGATATTCTGCTGCAGGGCGTTTGTGAAGTGGTCTTTATCTTCAAGGACCTGATTGATTGCTTTTACGGAAACATCCTGCAATACGGTTTCGTTCACCGTGCGGTTGTGGCAGGGTTCTTTTGCCGAAGTGGACTCCAACCGGCTGATGCACCGCCAGACAATGGATTTTTTACCCCGGCTGTACCAGTGAATCCGGCGGTAAAGCTCTCCACATTCCCCACAGTAGACCATCTGCGCGAATGGGTGGCTGCAGGAGAAATTTCTTTTTCTGCCGGAAGGGCTGACATACACCACACGGCGGCGGACCAGTTCTTCCTGCACCTGCATGAAGATGTCCTTCGGGATAATGGCTTCATGGTCGGCTTCCACGTAGTATTGCGGAACCGTGCCGTTATTCTTGATTCGCTTCTTGGTAAGGAAGTCGACCGTATAAGTCTTTTGAAGCAGGGCATCGCCCATGTACTTTTCGTTGCGGAGAATTTTGTTGATGGTACTGGTGTGCCATTTCGTATTTCCGGCTCCGGTGAGGATGCCATCTTTTTCAAGTCCAGCGGCAATCCTGCCCATGCTGGAGCCTTCGAGGTATTCGCGGTAAATTCTCTTTACAATCTCTGCCTGTTCCAGGTCAATGATGAGATGGCCGTTCTCGTCTTTGGTATAACCGAGAAATCGGTTGTGATTGACCTGCACTTTTCCCTGCTGGTAGCGGTACTGCAGGCCGAGTTTTACGTTTTGCGAAAGGCTCTGGCTTTCCTGCTGGGCAAGGCTGGCCATGATTGTCAGCAAGACTTCACCTTTTGCATCCAATGTATTGATGGATTCCTTTTCAAAGTAGACCGGGATGTTCTTGCCCTTGAGCTGCCGGATGTATTTCAGGCAGTCCAGCGTGTTTCGGGCAAACCGGCTGATGGATTTTGTGATAATCATGTCGATGTTCCCGGCCATGCAGTCGTCAATCATCCGGTTGAATTCATTCCGCTTCTTGGTGTTCGTGCCGGAGATGCCGTCGTCGGCATAAATGCCTGCGAATTCCCACTCCGGATTCCTCTGGATGTACTCCGTGTAGTGCTTGACCTGCGCGTCATAGCTTGTTGCCTGTTCATCGCTGTCCGTGCTGACCCGGCAGTAGGCCGCAACTCTCAGCCGTGGATTTTCTTCTGCTCTCTCATTGTTTCCGACCTGCCTTTTTGCAGGAATGAGCATGACTTTTCCCATGAATCTGCCTCGCTTTCAATTTGCCCATAGAGGTATTCCGCCTGCAGGACCGGGTCGTTAAAATGCTTTTCTGCAGGTTTTACGGAAAACCTCGTCGGCAGTGCCTGTGGAACTGTTTCCTTTCTCCTGTTCTTCCGGCCGAGCTTCTCAGCACGGCTTTCCAACTCTTCCTCTGCTTTCCGGAATGTATCTGCATCGATAATGGCCGGATAGAAATCATCGCCGAGGTAATGCCGGTTTCTCAGGATGCGTTTTGCAGAGCAGTGGTACATTTCGATACCGGCTTCTTTAGCGGCTTCGGTAAGGGAAAGTCCGGAAAGATAGTTAGTGTAGAGTTTTCGTATTTTCCGGGCATTCTCTTTGTCAACGACGGCAATTCCGTTTTCAATCCGGTATCCGAATGGTGTATGTCCCATGGACTCAAATCCTTTCTGTCAGCGTCAGACCGCATTTCATCTCAAAGCAGAGCTCATTTCTGGATTTTACAAGAATGCGGTTAACGAATTTTTCAAAAAGCGTTCCATCAAAGGCATACAGCATAACGCCTTTTTCCGTAAAATGGAGAAGGGCGGTCGCTTCTGTAACCGTGTGGATGCCTTCACTTTTTCGGTTATTCAGGGAATCAGCTTCCGTCCGGAGGTCGTTGGCCTTCATCAGGAGCTCATTCTTTTCTTTGCTGTAAAGGATTTTATCGAGGTATCCTTGTGCCATGAGTTTCTGGAGCGTTTCACGCTGTTCGGCATTCTGCAGCAAAAGCGTCTGGATTTTCTGGACGCGACGAACCGCATCGTCGGAAGATGAACTTTTGATGGTTTCAACATAGGGCTTCAGAATGAGACGGTGCGCAAAGACCAGCTTGTTTATCATGGTGACAAAGGCAAACTGAATTGCATCCTCTCTGATGAACTTCATCGAGCACTTGCTCTTGTCCTCAATGTGCGTTTTGCAGCACCATGCAGCATATTTGAAATCGCTGCAGGTGTGGATTCTTCTCTTGAAGGTGCTGCCGCATTCTCCACAGATGATCTTCCCGGAAAATGGATACCGATTCTGATATTTGCGGCTTCCCTTCTCTACACCTTTTTCAGCGGCGCGTTCACGAATGAGTGCCGCCGCCGTGTTGAAGTCTTCATGGCTGATGATTGCTTCATGATGGTTCTGCAATAAATACCGGTTTTTCTCACCGCGATTGTGATGCCGGTTAAACTGGGAATCGGTATAAGTCTTTTGAAACAGGCAGTCGCCGGTGTATTTTTCGTTTGTCAACATGTCGCGGACAGTCGTACTGGTCCAATGCCCGCTTCTCCTGCTGGGAATATGCCCGGCATTGAGTTCCTTCGCAATGGCAGGGCTGCTTTTTCCAGACAGCGTTTCAGAAAAAATCTGTTTTACAACTTGAGCCTGAGCGGGGTTAATAACCATCTTCTCGCCGTTCCAGTCATAGCCATAGGGCGGGTAACTGATTTTGAAGGTCCCGCTTTCAAATCGTTTCTGAACCGACCATTTGCCATTCTGCGAAATGGAAACAGATTCGTTTTGAGCCATACTGGAGAGGATGGAAAGGAACAGTTCGCTTTCCATTGCCCCGGTGTTGATGTCTTCCTTTTCAAAGTAAACGGGAATATTCAGCGTGAGAAGCTTTCGTGTCAGTTCCAGACAGTTGGCCGTATTCCGGGAGAAACGGCTGATGGATTTGGTTACGATGAAATCAATCTTTCCAGCTTTGCAGTCGGCCATCATTTTCCGCAGCTGAGGACGCTTCTCTTTCTTGGTGCCCGTGATGCCTTCATCGTAATAAAGCCCGGCAAACTTCCAGTCATCGCGCGACTTGATGTAACTTTCATAGTGCTCCTTCTGGGCCTTCAGGCTTTCTGCCTGTTCATCAGAATCGGTCGAAACACGGCAGTAAGCAGCTACGCGAAGTTTCCTGCCATTATAATTGACCTTTTTGTTTTCCCCAATTTTTGTGACCTTTTTCATACACTCACCTCCTTCTGGTACGTCTATTTATCACTCTGATTGCCGGAACTATCAAGCAATTTCCGGCATGATTTCCACGTACAGAGGAGAGAAAGTTCTGCGGTTGATGTCCGTTAATTTGTTGAATTCAGCTTGAGAAATCAGATCGTTTGTAAGCATGATTTCTGCAATTTTCTGGGCGCGGTAGTAATCAAAATCACCCTGCAGCTTTTTCTGTGTAAAGAATCCGGTATGATTCGTTTTTGCTTCTTCTGCCATCGGTTATCCACCTCCACTTTTCACTGGAGATGGAGGAACGACTTGAGCGAAAGAAAATAAAAAAAGCCTGCGGGTATTCCGATGAGGGAACACTCGCAGGCGGGGTGGATGCACAATATGTTATCTTACTGAAATTTGCTTTTCGACTTGTTGGAATCAATAAAGAACCGCCATACCGATATGTCGATTCCTTTGATTCCAGTCATGTTACTTGTCCTCCTTTTCATCACGGTCATGGAGCTGTTCCAGCACAGTCTTGAGCTTTTCCGGTATCGGAAGTCCCAGGTGTGCCGCATTCTCTGTCAGAGACAGCCCTTCGTTTGAGAGATAGAAGAAGATGATTGCCGTCCGGAGCACGCCCGGCTGGCCGAGAACCTGCACGTCAATTACGTTTCCGATTCCGACCAGCAGAAAAATCAGCACCTTCCGGCAGATTCCCCTGAAACCGACCTCGGATGAAAGTTTTTTGTCCGAAACTGCACACAGGACGCCGGTGATGTAGTCGCAGATGACGAAGAGGAGCAGCGCATAAAGCAGGCCGTCGCAGCCGCCGAGAAAAAAGCCGAGCCACCCGCCGATGGCAGCAAACACAAATTGTATGGAATTCCAGAATTCTTTCATGAGACACGCCTCCTTGAATTTGTGCATGAAAAAAGCGGCCGCCCGTATGGACGACCGCTCAAAAGCTTTCTGAAAGGATCAAACGCTTAAAGAAGCCTTGACTTTAAAAACTATCCATTCGCGGTGCTGGTCCGGGTCCATCGGGTCGATGATTGTGTAAACAATGTTGCCGCGGATCAGCCTGCAGGAAGCGGTGATCAGCGGATTATACCGCATGACGACATTCGCCGCGTCAATCACCTGGACGGACTGGGCAATCCATGCTTCGGTTCCGCCCAAAGGATACCATTTGCACCGCAGATAACGGGGCGGATCAGTGGAAAGTGTGTTGCCAAGATCAATCCAGCTTATTGTCTGATGAATACCTGTGCCGGTGACCACTTTCCTTTGAATGCGGATTAAGGTCCGCAGTTCACTGATGTGCATTTTGTATCTCATGGCAGGCGCTCCTAAAACGTGTCTTTGCGGATGCCAAAAAGGATGGCACGGAGCATGGAAGTCAGCTCCTTGAAATCTGCGTTTTCCCGGTTTTCGTACAGATAGGCCACCGCGTAAAGCTCCGCAATCCGCGCGGTTTCTTTTGAAGCAAGAAGCCCCGTTTCGTCTACACGTGCGATATTCATGCATAGTTTCTCCGCTGTTTCTATAAATCCCGTTATCATGGAATCCTCATCTGTAGAGTCAATATGCAGATAAAGCTTTGCTTCATCCAGTGTAATCAGCATGATGTGTCACCGCCTCTGTTTTGCTTATGAATCAGTTGATTCAGGCACTTGCTCCAGCTTTCAGAATCTGGACAGCTTCCGGCAGCACGAGCTTGCCGTCGACACGTTCCTTCGCCACATAGCCAATCATTCCGTTACCGGCAAAGAGCTCGCGGAGTTCCTGAAAACTTCTGGTTCCTCTGTCACCGATGTTGTAGTAGCTGAAATCACCGAAGGCGATCGCGGCTTTTCCGGCTTCAAGAGCAGGCGCATAAGCGGAAGTGCGCACAGCGTAGCCGCAAAGCCTGTCCGGTTCGCCAGCCTGATAGGACGGCTGCCAGATGTAGGCCTGGTTGTTGTCCTTGAGTTTGCGGATTGCCGCGAGGGTGGAGTCATTCAGAATAAAGCAGGCGTTCTTGCGGTACGGGCGCTTCAAGGCATAAATCAGGGTGAGAATATCATCCGTCGCGAGCTTTGTACCACTTAAGGTTACAGCCGTTACACCGCCGCCCTTGTCCGCAAAGATGCCGGTCGGCTTTCCGGTTCCGCTGCCGTTCAGGAAAGCGTCCTCTTCGGCATTGCCGAGCGCCTTGCCGAACTGGTCAATGATGTAGTTTTCCAGATTGAAGGCGTTGTCGTAAAGCAGTTCCTCGGTTACCTTGATGGCCACGTGGAGCTTGTGTGCATCAAGGACGATCTGGTCGAACGTCGCATCTCCGAAAGTCAACGCTTCGCCTTCCTCAATCCATGCCGCTGCGGGTTTCGTTCCCGCAATGTTGATCTTGTGCTCGCCGGACGTAGTGATGGTCGTTGCAAGGCTGCGGAAGATGTTTTCTTCTGTGAGTTTGTCGATAAGGCGGGAGTCCCATTCTTCCGGAACGAGGTAACCGCCGTTCGCGTCAGTGCCTTCCTGCAGAATGTCCGACACCTGATGGAAGCCGCTGCGCATGGCTGTGAGCATTGCTTTCGCGTAGGCGTCAGATGCTCTGCCGTGTTTCTCCGGCTTATTCTCTGTTCCGGCACCTGGCTTCCCGGTAAGGGGAATATTGACCGGCTGGCTCATCTGTTCCTCGATAGACTTTTGGCGGTTCAGCCTGTCGATTTCCTTTGTGAGGCCGGTGATTTCCTTTTCCATCTTGTCGTAGGCGGCTCCGTCTTCCTCAGAAAGGATGCCGCCGCTGCTGCGGTGGGATTCGAGAAATGCCTTTGCCGTTTCCCACGCCTTGGCTCTCTTATTAATTAATTCCTGTACATTCATGATGTTGTCCTCCTATTCAATGAACTGTTTCATGAGGTCGAGACGCTTTTCGAGGTCTTCGACCGATCTGCCTGTGTTGTAAACTTTTGCCTGCTTTTCGTTATCAGGCGGTTTTTCGGAATGTTCCCTGCAGTAGTTGCAGAGCTTCTTGTTCATGGCTGCCGCAGCTCTGTAACGGGAGAAGAGCATGGATTTCGGCTCAACCTCATCGGATTCCTTTTCTGATGTGCTTCTTTCGTCCGGTTCATCCTCAGCAGGTGTTTCGTCAGGCTCTGTTTCCGGTTTTCTACCATAGAGGGAGCTCCTCTCAATCACACCGTCCGCAAAATGCAGCTCGACTGCTTTCCCAGCATTCATCCAGGTCTCTTCATCCATGAGCTTACTGAGTTTATTCCTCGAAAGGCCGGTCTTTGTCTGGTAGGCGTTGACGATGGAGTTTTTCACCTCGTCCAACATTTCGATTGTCTTCTGCATCTCACCGGCATTGCCCATTGCGACTGTGCTCGGATTGTGAATCATGAGCATTGAAACTGGAGACATCAAAACTTCGTCGCCCGCCATCGCAATGACGCTTGCCGC is a window from the Caproicibacterium lactatifermentans genome containing:
- a CDS encoding recombinase family protein, whose translation is MKKVTKIGENKKVNYNGRKLRVAAYCRVSTDSDEQAESLKAQKEHYESYIKSRDDWKFAGLYYDEGITGTKKEKRPQLRKMMADCKAGKIDFIVTKSISRFSRNTANCLELTRKLLTLNIPVYFEKEDINTGAMESELFLSILSSMAQNESVSISQNGKWSVQKRFESGTFKISYPPYGYDWNGEKMVINPAQAQVVKQIFSETLSGKSSPAIAKELNAGHIPSRRSGHWTSTTVRDMLTNEKYTGDCLFQKTYTDSQFNRHHNRGEKNRYLLQNHHEAIISHEDFNTAAALIRERAAEKGVEKGSRKYQNRYPFSGKIICGECGSTFKRRIHTCSDFKYAAWCCKTHIEDKSKCSMKFIREDAIQFAFVTMINKLVFAHRLILKPYVETIKSSSSDDAVRRVQKIQTLLLQNAEQRETLQKLMAQGYLDKILYSKEKNELLMKANDLRTEADSLNNRKSEGIHTVTEATALLHFTEKGVMLYAFDGTLFEKFVNRILVKSRNELCFEMKCGLTLTERI
- a CDS encoding recombinase family protein → MGKVMLIPAKRQVGNNERAEENPRLRVAAYCRVSTDSDEQATSYDAQVKHYTEYIQRNPEWEFAGIYADDGISGTNTKKRNEFNRMIDDCMAGNIDMIITKSISRFARNTLDCLKYIRQLKGKNIPVYFEKESINTLDAKGEVLLTIMASLAQQESQSLSQNVKLGLQYRYQQGKVQVNHNRFLGYTKDENGHLIIDLEQAEIVKRIYREYLEGSSMGRIAAGLEKDGILTGAGNTKWHTSTINKILRNEKYMGDALLQKTYTVDFLTKKRIKNNGTVPQYYVEADHEAIIPKDIFMQVQEELVRRRVVYVSPSGRKRNFSCSHPFAQMVYCGECGELYRRIHWYSRGKKSIVWRCISRLESTSAKEPCHNRTVNETVLQDVSVKAINQVLEDKDHFTNALQQNIAAAVRQTDTLSPEGIQRRLEELQIELIKKANNQDDYKAITDEIFRLRAQKKQSESENTLRNETLSRIRELQKFIAAQPTELTEFDETLVKRLIQKITVYADKFTVEFKSGVTVNVEK
- a CDS encoding head-tail adaptor protein, encoding MRYKMHISELRTLIRIQRKVVTGTGIHQTISWIDLGNTLSTDPPRYLRCKWYPLGGTEAWIAQSVQVIDAANVVMRYNPLITASCRLIRGNIVYTIIDPMDPDQHREWIVFKVKASLSV
- a CDS encoding head maturation protease, ClpP-related, with amino-acid sequence MGKTNKFWRWARNKLPDPANPGQETEERMLFLDGTIAEESWFDDDVTPALFRSELESSSGDITVWLNSPGGDCFAAAQIYNMLRDYKGKVTIKIDGLAASAASVIAMAGDEVLMSPVSMLMIHNPSTVAMGNAGEMQKTIEMLDEVKNSIVNAYQTKTGLSRNKLSKLMDEETWMNAGKAVELHFADGVIERSSLYGRKPETEPDETPAEDEPDERSTSEKESDEVEPKSMLFSRYRAAAAMNKKLCNYCREHSEKPPDNEKQAKVYNTGRSVEDLEKRLDLMKQFIE
- a CDS encoding SHOCT domain-containing protein, yielding MAEEAKTNHTGFFTQKKLQGDFDYYRAQKIAEIMLTNDLISQAEFNKLTDINRRTFSPLYVEIMPEIA
- a CDS encoding phage major capsid protein, whose protein sequence is MNVQELINKRAKAWETAKAFLESHRSSGGILSEEDGAAYDKMEKEITGLTKEIDRLNRQKSIEEQMSQPVNIPLTGKPGAGTENKPEKHGRASDAYAKAMLTAMRSGFHQVSDILQEGTDANGGYLVPEEWDSRLIDKLTEENIFRSLATTITTSGEHKINIAGTKPAAAWIEEGEALTFGDATFDQIVLDAHKLHVAIKVTEELLYDNAFNLENYIIDQFGKALGNAEEDAFLNGSGTGKPTGIFADKGGGVTAVTLSGTKLATDDILTLIYALKRPYRKNACFILNDSTLAAIRKLKDNNQAYIWQPSYQAGEPDRLCGYAVRTSAYAPALEAGKAAIAFGDFSYYNIGDRGTRSFQELRELFAGNGMIGYVAKERVDGKLVLPEAVQILKAGASA
- a CDS encoding head-tail connector protein, translated to MLITLDEAKLYLHIDSTDEDSMITGFIETAEKLCMNIARVDETGLLASKETARIAELYAVAYLYENRENADFKELTSMLRAILFGIRKDTF
- a CDS encoding phage holin family protein; translation: MKEFWNSIQFVFAAIGGWLGFFLGGCDGLLYALLLFVICDYITGVLCAVSDKKLSSEVGFRGICRKVLIFLLVGIGNVIDVQVLGQPGVLRTAIIFFYLSNEGLSLTENAAHLGLPIPEKLKTVLEQLHDRDEKEDK